CTTCCTCATGTTTGGTGAGTGACTCCAAGCAGATCTCTGGTGTCTCCAGACCAAAGGGGACAGAATCGTTCCCATGCACGCCTCCCCCTGACCCAGAGACAGGTCTGCTCACCTCCTCCGGGGTAGAGAAGAGCGAGCAGCTAGCTCCTTGGCTGTCAACCCCACTGTCCTTCATGCTGCCCTCGGTACATCCTGGCTCCTCATAGGCACCTGCAAGGCCCGGGAGGCTGCTGCCCCTCTGTGCCCAGGCCTGCAGGAGACTGGCCTTCCTCTCCTCAGAGAGGTTCTGCCACAGGTAGGAGATGGCTGCAGAGACGATGGGCAGCATCACCTCCTGTGAGGAGACAATCCCGTTCCCGATCAGAAGGTCCATCGTCTGTTTGTAAAAGTTGAGATACCTGGAACAGAAATGGCGTCATCTCCCAGACCTGAAGCTACTGGCCAAAGGTCCCTCCCCAAGTGGTCTCCTCAGGTTTCTGTTAGTGGGGTGGTCCACAGCACATGAGCATTGCCACAGCTCTGTGGTTTACCAGGGGCTTGCTTAGCCTTTCTAGTTGGCATGCCCCTGACACCTGGAGAGTGGAAGCCATCTTGGGGGCCATGGAATGATATAGATCTGTGCTCCAGGTCCCTCCCCCACATCTTCCCAGAGTTCCCATGGAGCTCCCTGCCCAAGGAGCGCATACTCCTGCTCAGCTCTCAGCTCATGGGAAAACTGCTTATAACTCCAAGCCCTGTGAATGTGCAGTCGTGATATGATGCTTGCTTTATTTCAGGGCCTGAAAGGCTCAGCTGTGGAGTGAGCCTCCTTCTATTGGCCTCCAGAGGCTAATATGGCCGCTGTGGGTCCCGTAAGAGGGGCACTGAATGGCTGTTGGAGTCTGAGGCAGTCATTCACTCTGTTTCTTACTATAAGACCAGTAATGCAGCTGgggcgtgtgtatgtgtgtgtgtggggtgtgggggtaTTTGGTCCTCCTAATCCCCATCATAGCCCCCACAAAGTCACCCCAAATAAATACCCAGTCTAAGTAAACTCGGTGTATGTGCTATGCAATGTAGCTTCAAGATCATTTCTCTAGCCCTTCTGCCAACCCCATCTCAAGCCCCTAACATATGGGAAGTCtggagcttcctggatctggggCCTGGTCTGGAAGCGCTCTGGGGAAGCGGCGTGCGGCAGAGCCTGTGTCCCCTTCCTCACGGGAGCTCCGGCCTGAAGCCACCCTCCAACCATTCACACCGTTCAAACTCCATGAGGCCTGGCAACCAGGTGACTGGGGAGGGTAAGAGCTccactttttcctcttctttctccttctcttcttcctcttcctcctcttcctcctcttcttcctcctcttcctccccctcagcATCCTTCCTAATTGCCTCAACTGGGCACCAGGTGGCAGAGCCTTTATTTGAGACCAGGCtggtaagaaaacagaaacaagacaGCCACAAACTAATGTCCCTCATAAACATTGACACTGAAATTCTGAACAcaattttagtgtgtgtgtgtgtgtgtgtgtgtgtgtgtgcatacacatcatgaccaagtggggtttatccTAGAAATCCAATATGGCCGGCTCAAACTTTGATGAAATTTCATCGGTGGAACTCACTGTAAcaacagattaaagaagaaaaaccaaacgATCAcctcaatagaggcagaaaagcaCTTGGCAAAATTTAACATCTGTTCTTGACAAAAACTCTGCAAACTAGGAagagaagggaacttcctcaacctgataaagagcACCTACAAAAAACCTACAGTTGACATCATACTTAACAGTAAAAGACTGAGTATTTCTctgctaagatcaggaacaagacagggatgttcactcttaCCACTTCTATCCAAAATTGTATTACAGATTCTAGCCAGTCCAAtaagataaacaaaagaaataaaagatacacagatcagaaaggaagaagttcTACTGATTTTGTTTGCAGACGACACTataatctatgtagaaaatcccaaagaatctacAAATATGTGACTAGAACAAAGAAGGAGGTTTAGGAAGGTTTGATCAGGTCAATATATGAAAACTAACAGTATCTCTATAGATTAGTAATGACCtggaaaattgaaattttaaggaGTGCCATTTACAACAGCACCCCAAAACACTAACTACTTAGGTTCAAACCAAAAGCTcaaccttgaaaagaaaaaatgggtaagttagactttatcaaaaattttatttttatttttttattgaaattttttaatattttatttatttttgagagagagagacagcatgagcaggggagtgtcagagagagagggagacacagaatctgaagaccgggtccaggctctgagctagctgtcagcacagagcccaatgcggggttcgaacccacaaactgtgagatcatgacctgagccgaaattggacacttaatcgactgagccacccaggcgcccctacaaaaattttaaattccgtTCTTTAAAATAGCAGTTTTAAGAGAATGGAATAGCCTGGCGCAATTTGGAAAACCAGGATTTATACCCAGAATCTCTTCATCCTGATAAGAGTAACCTCCAAGGCATCATGTTGAGTTAAAAAGCAAGTGCaccagaagaaaacatgggaagattcttttatttttgacattaatttttaaaatgtttatttattttggggggcaagGAAAGAGGGATAGAGATAATCCCAACCAGGGATCCcttgcccagtgtggagcttgacgTAGGGCTCCGTCTCACGACCGTGCGATCActtcctgagctgaaatcaagagctggacacttaaccgactaagccacccaggcatccctcatttcAGAGCACAGAAAGCCTTTCTGAATAACCACAACAGATGGACAGATTAGACTTCATTTTTGCATGgctgaaacaaaaagaacaaaaacatccaaagcaaaataataaaataaacgaCCAAAAGGTCATTATTTGCAAGCCATGTCCTAAAAGACAGCAAATTTCTTGGTATACACAGAAGGCTTCTGCGGCTATGTAAGAAAAAGACCACCAACACAACAGGAAAATGGCCAAAAAATAGGCACTAGAGGTTCCCAGGAAAGGAAATACAACGGATCTTGAAGGAAAACACTGGATTTCACTCGTAATTTAATTAATCAAAATAcaagaactataaaatataattattcctGAGGTGATGCCACACTTTCAATTGCTGTAGGTCTATAATATATCTAGAGAAAAACCCTCAGTATtgtgagttaaaaagaaaagtggccATTCTCACATGGGGACACGATACAAGTATTGGTAAGATTTGAGAATGGGACACAGGTGTGTCTTACATTGACACGGAAAGGGTCGCTTGTGGAAATGGATGGGGTTGCGATCAATGGCTGATCATTTAGGAAACGCCAATGCAGTTGTCTGCCTCACTGAGTCGGTCTGTCCTTGCCGATCGCAAGGAGGTGCTTGGGGGCCTTACCTGTGGTTTCCAGAGCACATGCTGACGTATTCCGCCTTGACCTCCTCTAAGCTGTTTGCATTCCCGTCCTCCAGGTTGAAGGATTCTGTGGGGGAGGTGAAGGCAGGGGTCACAAACGGACAAGTCCAACCTCCGCTGAGTTTCTCTTGCCTTTCTGATCCAGGTGGACCCCGAGTGGACCGGAGCCCGCCCAGATGCTGGTTAGGGAGTCAAGGGTCCAGGTTCACCTCTCCCTCTAGCTGTGAGGGGGGAAAGCTTCCCGAACCAGCCCTTCTCAGTCGAGACACCAGAAGTATCCCTTTGAGAATTCAGTTTCCACCAGCTTTATCCAACCCAGATTCCTAGCCAGCCACTGTTCCCAAACTGAGTGCCAAGAAAGGGAGCCATGCTCGGTTTTTGAGTGTGATAAGTAACAGTCTGCTTCCTCCTCGGGCTCTCCAGATGGGATCAGGTACCTGATGACTTCTGTCTGTCCTGCCAGACCGTAAGCTCCGAGTGCAGGTGCGCAAATCTCCTTGTGCCCCTGGCccaagcacagtgctgggcacacagccaACATGCAGTAAATATCTATTCACTTGGCTTAACCCAGTCTCTCTGCTTTCCCTGGAAAGATCAGCCAGTCTTTCCCTGGGAAGGAGATGGGGATGGCCCATGGGGGGTCTATTACCTTTCAGCTTCAGAAGATTGTCCAAGGTTTGCTCTAGCTCCTGAATGTGATTCTTCGCCTTATTCAAAACCTGCCACTGGGGACAGAGACAGTTGATGCTGGAAAGCCAGCCTTATACCACCCCGCCGCCGAGACTACATTCTTGAGGAAAGAGGAGTCCATTCCCCAGGCTGAGACCATGCTCCCTCAGATGCAAAGTCACACTCCTTGACATTGTCAATAAAGAGGGCGGGAAGTTTGTTTGGAAGCATCGCCAGAATGGAGATGGTTCTCACtgaaatgctaaaatatttagaaacatcgAGTGTTCTGCAAACTCCAAGGGCTTCCAAAGGGCAAACCACTATATATGCTCCTTGAAGGtggagtgaggggcgcctgggtggctcagtcagttgagcgtccgacttcagctcaggtcatgatctcacagtctgtgggttcgggccccgcattggctctgtgctgacagcttggagcctggagcctgcttcagattctaagtctccctctctctctgcccctcccctgctcgctctctatctctgtctctcaaaataaaataataaagacaaaaaaaaaagcaggggcaTCTTTGTTCATATTCTTTCAGCCAAAATCCCTCTCGGTGCTACTCGGCACCTTGCACAAAGGTGCTCGGGATGTCACTCAATCAGGACACAGTCATAGGGGCCCTGGCCCCGTGCCACCTGGAAACCATCCAACCAGCTGGTCTCTGGAAAGAGCACCAGGTCTGGAGCCGGGAGCTGAGGccctcctcctggccctgccaccAACTAGCTGCAGGTCCCTTTGGACTCCAGTGCCTCCTCTGTTCCAGAAGGAAGGAGCAGATCTCAGGGCTCTCTCCCCTTCTTGAGACCTCCTATGGTGCTCCTCCAATAATAGGATCTCCATTCCTTCTAGCACCACCTCCGAACCACCAGAACGTTCCTCCATGCTCTGCCAGAGGCACCCA
The genomic region above belongs to Suricata suricatta isolate VVHF042 chromosome 2, meerkat_22Aug2017_6uvM2_HiC, whole genome shotgun sequence and contains:
- the STRA8 gene encoding stimulated by retinoic acid gene 8 protein homolog isoform X1, giving the protein MATSGEGGNPSGKATPWTLARLQKLEPRVARRRQSQARHRATLLGLFSNLRKIVYSQSDLTASKWQVLNKAKNHIQELEQTLDNLLKLKESFNLEDGNANSLEEVKAEYVSMCSGNHSLVSNKGSATWCPVEAIRKDAEGEEEEEEEEEEEEEEEEKEKEEEKVELLPSPVTWLPGLMEFERYLNFYKQTMDLLIGNGIVSSQEVMLPIVSAAISYLWQNLSEERKASLLQAWAQRGSSLPGLAGAYEEPGCTEGSMKDSGVDSQGASCSLFSTPEEILFEDAFDVASFLEKSEAPSTSSSSSAFASSNPENPEEKFQLYMQIIEFFKSLCCVNTQLKQEPDIPIDDEMIMLQCMETFDDDL
- the STRA8 gene encoding stimulated by retinoic acid gene 8 protein homolog isoform X3; translated protein: MATSGEGGNPSGKATPWTLARLQKLEPRVARRRQSQARHRATLLGLFSNLRKIVYSQSDLTASKWQVLNKAKNHIQELEQTLDNLLKLKESFNLEDGNANSLEEVKAEYVSMCSGNHSLVSNKGSATWCPVEAIRKDAEGEEEEEEEEEEEEEEEEKEKEEEKVELLPSPVTWLPGLMEFERYLNFYKQTMDLLIGNGIVSSQEVMLPIVSAAISYLWQNLSEERKASLLQAWAQRGSSLPGLAGAYEEPGCTEGSMKDSGVDSQGASCSLFSTPEEILFEDAFDVASFLEKSEAPSTSSSRNQTFPLTTR
- the STRA8 gene encoding stimulated by retinoic acid gene 8 protein homolog isoform X2; the protein is MATSGEGGNPSGKATPWTLARLQKLEPRVARRRQSQARHRATLLGLFSNLRKIVYSQSDLTASKWQVLNKAKNHIQELEQTLDNLLKLKESFNLEDGNANSLEEVKAEYVSMCSGNHSLVSNKGSATWCPVEAIRKDAEGEEEEEEEEEEEEEEEEKEKEEEKVELLPSPVTWLPGLMEFERYLNFYKQTMDLLIGNGIVSSQEVMLPIVSAAISYLWQNLSEERKASLLQAWAQRGSSLPGLAGAYEEPGCTEGSMKDSGVDSQGASCSLFSTPEEILFEDAFDVASFLEKSEAPSTSSSSVCQQQPRKPRGEVSALYADHRVF